The sequence TCCACGACGTTCGACCCGGCGTCGAAGCCGGTGATCCGGTTGAGTCCGCACACGTCCAGGACGACACCGCCGAAGACGGGCAGTGCGGCGCCGGTGACGTTGGAGCGGCCGGCGGACGGGGTGACCGGGATGCCCGCCTCGTGGCAGATCCGCAGCACGGCCGCGACCTGGTCGGCATCGGCGGCCTCGACGAACACGGCGTCCGGGGTCGCGGGACGGCCCTCGGTCTCGCCGATCATCGAACCGGCCCACCAGTCACGGGTCCGGGTGACGACCTCGTCGCGGGAGGTGTGCACCGCGTGCGCGGCCTCGCGCAGCGCCTTGACCACGGTCTCGGGGACCTCGACCGGGTCGGCCTGAAGCGCGGCCGCGCCGTCGCCGACCGGGGTGTTGCGCGCCCACTTGCTGGGGCTGGGGGCACCGACGGTGTAGTTGCCCCGGTTGAACGGGTGGGTGATGGTCTGACGGCTGATCATGCTGCGGTCCCTTCGAGGAGTACGGACTTTTCGTGACGGACGGCTGCGAGGTACTCGGCGACCGAGCACTCGACCTCCGCCTCCGTGAGGTTCAGTTCCCGGCCGAGGATCGCGCCGACGGCCTCGGCGGCGTCGGCGGAGGCGTCCCGGGCGAACAGGCGGGCGCGGGTGCGGCGGGAGAGGACGTCGTCGACCGAACGGGCCAGCTCGGCCCGGGCCGCGTACACGACCTCCGCCTTCGTGTAGGGGAGCCCCGCGACGACCGGCTCGGCCAGCGACGGGTCCTCCTGGATGAGGTCGCCGACGAACCGGGCCTCGGTGCCATAGCGTTCGCCCAGGTGGGCGGCGATGCCGCCGGACGCGGCGACGGCCTCGGCGTCGTAACCGGCGCCGCCCAGGAGCGGGAGGCGGGTGGTGCGGCTCTTCGCCGTGCGGCCGAGGACCGTCATCACCTTGTCGATGATGAGTTCGCCCATGTGCCGGCTGGTGGTGAGCTTGCCGCCGGTCACCGTCACCATGTGGGTGCGGCCGATGGTGATGTGGTGGTCGCGGCTCATATCGAGGGTGGCGCCCTCCTTGCTGCCGACCAGCGGCCGCAGTCCGCCGAGGGAGCCGACCACGTCGTCCGGGGTGAGCTTCCCCTCGAAGGCGGTGTTGGCGCCCTCCAGCAGGAAGTTCATCTCCTCGCGGGTGCAGTGCACGTCGTCGGGGGAGCCCTGGTAGTCCTCGTCGGTGGTGCCCAGCACCACGCGGTTGCCCCAGCGGGTGCAGGTCGCGCGGCGGGCCCTGCCGGGGATCGGCACGGTCACCGTGCAGTTGATCCGCACCTTGTCCCACGGCACCACGATGTGGACGCCCTTGGCGGGCCGCACCCGCGGTGTGTGGCCGTCGTCCGCCTTCGCGTCGAGTTCGTCGGTCCACACCCCGGTGGCGTTGACCACGGCCCGGGCGCGGATGTCGAAGGTGTCGCCGTCCGCCGAGACCCGGGCACCGGACACCTTGCCGCCCTGCATCAGCAGGCTCCCGGCCTTCGCCCCGTTGAGGACCGTCGCCCCGAGCGCGGCGGCGGTGCGCAGGATGGTGAGGACGAGGCGGGCGTCGTCGGTGCGGGCGTCGAAGTACACCAGCCCGCCCTTGAGGTTCTCCGCGCGCAGCGTCGGCGCCTGGGCCAGGACCTCGGGAACGGTGAGTCGCTGGTGCAGCTTGCCGATCCGCCAGCCGCCGACCAGGTCGTACGTCCACAGCAGACCCTCGAAGCCCTTGGCCAGACGGGCGTCGAGGACGCCTTCCTTCTCCAGGATCGGGAAGAGGAACGGCAGCCGGTGCACCAGGTGCGGTGCGTTCTTGCGGAACCGGTGGCGTTCGAGGAGCGAGTGGCGGACCAGGTTGATGTTGCCCTGCTCGATGTACCGCAGGCCGCCGTGCACCATCTTCGACGACTTCGACGAGGTGCCGGAGGCGAAGTCGTCCTTCTCGACCAGCGCCGCGCTCAGACCGCGCGAGACGGCGTCGAGCACGGCGTACGCCCCGGTGACGCCGCCACCGATGACCAGCACGTCGTAGGTGTCGTCGGCCAGCCGGCGCTTTTGGCCGGCCCGTTCGAGCAGCAGCGGCGTCCGGCGGGTCGCCGCGGCAGTGCGCCGCGGTTTCCTGGCGGGCATGGTGATCACCACATCAACTCCTGGTGTTTCGGTGTGGCAGCCCCGGCGTCGGGTGCGGGCCGCCGGCGCGGCGGCCGGGGGCTGTCAGTGGGGGGGTCGGGGTTCGGGGTTCGGGTGCTTCCGTGCGCGGGGGCTACGACGCGGGGTCGTTGAGATGGGCGCGCAACCCCTCGCGCCAGGCCGCTCGTTGATCACCGCGCACGGCTTCGGTGATCGACGGCTCGAAGATCCGGCCGCGGGGCTGCGCCTCGACGACCTCTTCGAGCGAGGACCACAGCCCCTGGGCGACCCCGGCC is a genomic window of Streptomyces sp. Edi2 containing:
- a CDS encoding glycerol-3-phosphate dehydrogenase/oxidase; amino-acid sequence: MITMPARKPRRTAAATRRTPLLLERAGQKRRLADDTYDVLVIGGGVTGAYAVLDAVSRGLSAALVEKDDFASGTSSKSSKMVHGGLRYIEQGNINLVRHSLLERHRFRKNAPHLVHRLPFLFPILEKEGVLDARLAKGFEGLLWTYDLVGGWRIGKLHQRLTVPEVLAQAPTLRAENLKGGLVYFDARTDDARLVLTILRTAAALGATVLNGAKAGSLLMQGGKVSGARVSADGDTFDIRARAVVNATGVWTDELDAKADDGHTPRVRPAKGVHIVVPWDKVRINCTVTVPIPGRARRATCTRWGNRVVLGTTDEDYQGSPDDVHCTREEMNFLLEGANTAFEGKLTPDDVVGSLGGLRPLVGSKEGATLDMSRDHHITIGRTHMVTVTGGKLTTSRHMGELIIDKVMTVLGRTAKSRTTRLPLLGGAGYDAEAVAASGGIAAHLGERYGTEARFVGDLIQEDPSLAEPVVAGLPYTKAEVVYAARAELARSVDDVLSRRTRARLFARDASADAAEAVGAILGRELNLTEAEVECSVAEYLAAVRHEKSVLLEGTAA